Proteins from one Mycteria americana isolate JAX WOST 10 ecotype Jacksonville Zoo and Gardens chromosome 1, USCA_MyAme_1.0, whole genome shotgun sequence genomic window:
- the TMEM60 gene encoding transmembrane protein 60: MRMSLAQRVLLTWLFTLLFLIMLVLKLDEKAPWNWFLIFIPVWIFDTILLVMLIVKMAGRCKSGFDPRNGSQNIKKKAWYLIAMLLKLAFCLALCAKLQRFTTMKLAYVFIPLWALLIGGMVELGYNIFYARRD; this comes from the coding sequence ATGAGAATGTCCCTGGCGCAGAGAGTACTACTGACATGGCTTTTTACATTACTCTTCCTGATCATGCTGGTGCTAAAGTTGGATGAGAAAGCACCGTGGAACTGGTTCCTCATTTTTATTCCAGTCTGGATATTTGATACTATTCTTCTAGTTATGTTAATTGTAAAAATGGCTGGACGTTGCAAGTCTGGCTTCGACCCTCGCAATGGCTCccaaaacatcaagaaaaaagcCTGGTATCTCATTGCGATGCTACTGAAGTTAGCCTTCTGCCTTGCCCTCTGCGCTAAACTGCAACGATTTACTACAATGAAACTAGCCTATGTATTTATCCCTTTGTGGGCCTTGCTTATTGGGGGTATGGTTGAACTTGGATATAACATCTTCTATGCACGAAGAGACTAA